One Sanguibacter sp. HDW7 DNA window includes the following coding sequences:
- a CDS encoding amino acid ABC transporter permease: MAPLHDTVGTLFSDYDVLGAFWMTVRLTGYSLVGSLVLGTLLAVMRVSPIPSLQLGGSIYVNLVRNTPLTLIIVGCSLGLYTQLGLVLADPDSHTFIVDQNFRLAVVGLSLYHAAFVCEALRSGVNTVPLGQAEAARSIGLTFTQSLTLVVLPQAFRGAVAPLGNVVIALTKNTTVAATIGVAEASYLMKVMIEFRPDVLFLIFGIFALGFVCLVLPVGILMTALSRRLAVAR; encoded by the coding sequence CTGGCCCCGCTCCACGACACCGTCGGGACGCTCTTCAGCGACTACGACGTGCTCGGCGCGTTCTGGATGACAGTGCGTCTCACGGGCTACTCGCTTGTCGGCTCGCTCGTCCTCGGCACGCTGCTCGCCGTCATGCGCGTCTCACCGATCCCCTCGCTGCAGCTCGGTGGCTCGATCTACGTCAACCTCGTGCGGAACACGCCGCTCACGCTCATCATCGTGGGCTGCTCGCTCGGCCTCTACACCCAGCTCGGACTCGTCCTCGCCGACCCCGACTCGCACACGTTCATCGTCGACCAGAACTTCCGCCTCGCGGTCGTCGGGCTCTCGCTCTACCACGCGGCGTTCGTCTGCGAGGCGCTGCGCTCGGGCGTCAACACGGTGCCGCTGGGCCAGGCCGAGGCCGCCCGGTCGATCGGCCTGACGTTCACCCAGTCGCTCACGCTCGTCGTCCTGCCCCAGGCCTTCCGCGGGGCCGTCGCGCCGCTCGGCAACGTCGTCATAGCGCTTACGAAGAACACGACCGTCGCCGCGACGATCGGCGTCGCCGAGGCTTCCTACCTCATGAAGGTGATGATCGAGTTCCGGCCCGACGTCCTCTTCCTCATCTTCGGCATCTTCGCCCTCGGGTTCGTGTGCCTCGTCCTGCCGGTCGGGATCCTCATGACGGCGCTCTCGCGCAGGCTGGCGGTGGCCCGATGA
- the dapF gene encoding diaminopimelate epimerase yields the protein MTTPATLAVTKGHGTQNDFVLLDDRTGTLELDADLVRALADRRAGVGGDGVIRVVRSADLPEGAAVLAADPAAEWFMDYRNADGSLAQMCGNGVRVFVRFLEHLGLADLSDGARLAIGTRAGVRYVTRVVEGYAVDMGVWHLPGGEAARTAGHDALVSAAGLVGERPALSVDMGNPHTVVALASDAELDALDLTRAPAVTPVPPEGTNVELVVPLGEEATPDGVVGHVRMRVHERGVGETRSCGTGACAAALAVATWAGSGAPSVWRVDVPGGTVTVTMLDGDRVELAGPAELVAHGEVDVAALVRGATL from the coding sequence ATGACCACACCCGCGACGCTCGCCGTCACCAAGGGCCACGGCACGCAGAACGACTTCGTCCTGCTCGACGACCGCACCGGGACGCTCGAGCTCGACGCGGATCTCGTGCGTGCGCTCGCGGACCGGCGCGCGGGCGTCGGCGGTGACGGCGTCATCCGTGTCGTGCGCTCGGCGGACCTGCCCGAGGGCGCCGCGGTGCTCGCGGCCGACCCGGCCGCGGAGTGGTTCATGGACTACCGCAACGCCGACGGCTCCCTCGCCCAGATGTGCGGGAACGGCGTGCGCGTCTTCGTGCGCTTCCTCGAGCACCTCGGCCTCGCCGACCTCTCGGACGGCGCGCGCCTCGCGATCGGGACCCGCGCCGGCGTCCGGTACGTCACGCGCGTGGTCGAGGGCTACGCGGTCGACATGGGCGTCTGGCACCTGCCGGGGGGCGAGGCCGCGCGCACGGCCGGGCACGACGCGCTCGTGAGCGCGGCAGGGCTCGTGGGGGAGCGGCCCGCGCTGAGCGTCGACATGGGCAACCCCCACACCGTCGTCGCGCTCGCCTCGGACGCCGAGCTCGACGCGCTCGACCTCACGCGCGCACCGGCCGTCACGCCGGTCCCTCCAGAGGGCACCAACGTCGAGCTCGTCGTCCCGCTCGGCGAGGAGGCGACGCCGGACGGCGTCGTCGGGCACGTCCGCATGCGCGTGCACGAGCGCGGCGTCGGCGAGACCCGCTCGTGCGGCACCGGCGCGTGCGCCGCGGCGCTCGCGGTCGCGACGTGGGCGGGGTCCGGGGCCCCGAGCGTGTGGCGGGTCGACGTGCCGGGCGGCACGGTCACTGTGACGATGCTCGACGGCGACCGCGTCGAGCTTGCCGGACCGGCCGAGCTCGTCGCGCACGGTGAGGTCGACGTCGCGGCGCTCGTGCGCGGCGCGACGCTCTAG
- a CDS encoding YbjN domain-containing protein: MGFFTKPGAEPLATNAPVTQERIQALLEASGWRFGTDDDGDTYGFWDGHQFYFFLMGKQEEILQIRGRYAGTVPLSEQTSVLPLVDEFNRDRIWPKVYTRPDDSETGVYTEVSTDLEHGVADDQLDQLLKCGIFTGIQFFDHLSEAHPDWAPADSE, translated from the coding sequence ATGGGTTTCTTCACCAAGCCGGGGGCCGAGCCCCTCGCGACGAACGCACCGGTGACGCAGGAGCGCATCCAGGCTCTCCTCGAGGCCTCGGGATGGCGCTTCGGCACGGACGACGACGGTGACACCTACGGCTTCTGGGACGGTCACCAGTTCTACTTCTTCCTCATGGGCAAGCAGGAGGAGATCCTCCAGATCCGCGGGCGCTACGCCGGCACCGTCCCGCTCTCGGAGCAGACCTCGGTCCTGCCGCTCGTCGACGAGTTCAACCGCGACCGCATCTGGCCGAAGGTCTACACGCGGCCGGACGACTCGGAGACGGGCGTCTACACCGAGGTCTCGACGGACCTCGAGCACGGCGTCGCGGACGACCAGCTCGACCAGCTGCTCAAGTGCGGCATCTTCACGGGCATCCAGTTCTTCGACCACCTCAGCGAGGCGCACCCCGACTGGGCCCCGGCGGACTCGGAGTGA
- a CDS encoding HSP90 family protein, producing MTSAAREGAPDSRAAFQVDLHGVVDLLARHLYSSPRVYLRELLQNGVDALTARGLLPEAQRGAGGILVTPCADGSLEVRDDGVGLTPTEAVELLATIGRSSKRDEDLGAGREEFLGQFGIGLLSAFMVAETIELVSRSARDTGAPPVRWLGHADGRYELAEIAHDDPDVPADGGSLVRLHPRRDMEHWLAAETVMALAEDVGGLLPVPVIVTTTLEDGTSVGRRVSAPALPWATGTAPAVERDRRLTAYAERTLGFTPLARIDLDIPLAGLTGVAYVLPAALAPTSTAHHRVYLRRMLLSTATADLLPPWAFFVRCVVDVAALRPTASREGLYDDEVLVATRDALGRQVRAWLLATLAERSPLATAFLRTHHLAVRALALQDDEMLELAAQVLPFESTLGTTTLADAADRLAGERLLFTTDLEEFRRLAPVAAAQDLLLVNGGYVYDDELLARVAARFPAWRVSRVAADDVAHTLEEVEPLRELEVTDALAAASTALGSADCDVVLRRFEPTTLPALLLRDTEGDHARAAAATAAAADDLWGGIVAGLAKPARPRRLVLNDDNATVRALLAGDAGPVQDAGVHALYVTSLLASGRPLHDGEARLLDGALRTLLDGAFAPPSSTDPSAPPHEGDPR from the coding sequence GTGACCTCCGCGGCCCGCGAGGGCGCACCAGACTCGCGGGCCGCGTTCCAGGTCGACCTCCACGGCGTCGTCGACCTCCTGGCCCGCCATCTCTACTCGAGCCCGCGCGTCTACCTGCGCGAGCTCCTCCAGAACGGCGTCGACGCGCTCACCGCGCGCGGTCTGCTGCCCGAGGCTCAGCGCGGTGCGGGCGGCATCCTCGTGACGCCGTGCGCCGACGGGTCGCTCGAGGTGCGCGACGACGGCGTGGGCCTCACGCCGACCGAGGCCGTCGAGCTGCTCGCGACGATCGGCCGGTCCTCCAAGCGCGACGAGGACCTCGGTGCGGGACGTGAGGAGTTTCTCGGCCAGTTCGGCATCGGGCTGCTCTCCGCGTTCATGGTCGCCGAGACGATCGAGCTCGTCTCGCGCTCGGCCCGCGACACCGGCGCGCCGCCCGTGCGATGGCTCGGGCACGCCGACGGCCGCTACGAGCTCGCCGAGATCGCGCACGACGACCCGGACGTCCCCGCGGACGGAGGAAGCCTCGTCCGGCTGCACCCCCGCCGCGACATGGAGCACTGGCTCGCGGCAGAGACCGTCATGGCGCTCGCCGAGGACGTCGGCGGGCTGCTGCCCGTCCCCGTGATCGTCACGACGACGCTCGAGGACGGGACGTCCGTGGGGCGTCGCGTGAGCGCTCCCGCGCTCCCCTGGGCCACGGGCACGGCGCCGGCGGTCGAGCGCGACCGACGGCTCACCGCGTACGCCGAGCGCACGCTCGGCTTCACGCCGCTCGCCCGCATCGACCTCGACATCCCGCTCGCAGGCCTCACGGGCGTCGCGTACGTCCTGCCCGCGGCGCTCGCGCCGACGAGCACTGCGCACCACCGTGTCTACCTGAGGCGCATGCTGCTCTCGACTGCGACGGCCGACCTGCTGCCGCCCTGGGCGTTCTTCGTGCGGTGCGTCGTCGACGTCGCGGCCCTGCGCCCGACGGCCTCCCGCGAGGGCCTCTACGACGACGAGGTGCTCGTCGCGACGCGTGACGCGCTCGGCCGTCAGGTGCGCGCGTGGCTGCTCGCCACGCTCGCCGAGCGCTCACCGCTCGCGACGGCGTTCCTGCGCACGCACCACCTCGCGGTGCGCGCGCTCGCGCTCCAGGACGACGAGATGCTCGAGCTCGCGGCCCAGGTGCTCCCGTTCGAGTCGACCCTCGGCACGACGACGCTCGCGGACGCGGCCGACCGGCTCGCGGGCGAGCGGCTGCTCTTCACGACCGACCTCGAGGAGTTCCGTCGGCTCGCGCCCGTCGCCGCCGCCCAGGACCTGCTGCTCGTCAACGGCGGCTATGTTTACGACGACGAGCTCCTTGCCCGCGTCGCGGCGCGCTTCCCCGCGTGGCGCGTCTCCCGCGTCGCGGCGGACGACGTCGCGCACACGCTCGAGGAGGTCGAGCCGCTGCGCGAGCTCGAGGTGACCGACGCGCTCGCGGCGGCGTCCACGGCGCTCGGGTCGGCCGACTGCGACGTCGTGCTGCGCCGCTTCGAGCCGACGACGCTGCCCGCGCTGCTCCTGCGTGACACCGAGGGCGACCACGCACGCGCCGCGGCCGCGACGGCCGCTGCGGCGGACGACCTGTGGGGAGGCATCGTCGCGGGGCTCGCGAAGCCCGCGCGTCCCCGGCGGCTCGTCCTCAACGACGACAACGCGACCGTGCGCGCGCTGCTCGCCGGCGACGCCGGCCCCGTGCAGGACGCGGGCGTCCACGCGCTCTACGTCACGAGCCTGCTCGCCTCGGGCCGACCCCTGCACGACGGCGAGGCGCGTCTGCTCGACGGCGCGCTACGTACCCTGCTCGACGGCGCGTTCGCGCCGCCGTCGTCGACCGACCCCTCTGCACCGCCGCACGAAGGAGACCCCCGATGA
- a CDS encoding glutamate ABC transporter substrate-binding protein translates to MRTKVIAALGSVALAATLLAGCGGDDDDKITVGIKFDQPGLGLKSGDTYSGFDVDVARYVAKELGFSAEQITFKESPSPQRENLLQSGQVDMIVATYSITDTRKEKVSFAGPYFVAGQGLLVQESNTDITGPETLNGKKLCSVQGSTPAQKIKDEFASEVQLQEFDTYSKCVEQLAAGTIDAVTTDDIILAGFAAQTQYKGKLKVVGTTFSQENYGIGLPKGSDRCQKVTDAITKMISSGEWAKALEANTGAAYTPNKDLNPPTPAACS, encoded by the coding sequence ATGCGCACCAAGGTCATCGCCGCACTCGGGTCCGTCGCGCTCGCCGCCACCCTGCTCGCAGGGTGCGGGGGCGACGACGACGACAAGATCACCGTCGGTATCAAGTTCGACCAGCCCGGGCTCGGGCTCAAGTCGGGCGACACGTACTCCGGCTTCGACGTCGACGTCGCACGCTACGTCGCCAAGGAGCTCGGCTTCAGCGCCGAGCAGATCACCTTCAAGGAGTCCCCGTCGCCGCAGCGCGAGAACCTCCTGCAGTCCGGACAGGTCGACATGATCGTCGCCACCTACTCGATCACGGACACCCGCAAGGAGAAGGTGTCGTTCGCGGGTCCGTACTTCGTCGCCGGCCAGGGCCTCCTCGTCCAGGAGAGCAACACCGACATCACGGGGCCTGAGACCCTCAACGGCAAGAAGCTCTGCTCCGTGCAGGGATCGACGCCCGCGCAGAAGATCAAGGACGAGTTCGCGTCCGAGGTACAGCTCCAGGAGTTCGACACGTACTCCAAGTGCGTCGAGCAGCTCGCCGCGGGCACGATCGACGCCGTGACCACCGACGACATCATCCTCGCCGGCTTTGCGGCCCAGACCCAGTACAAGGGCAAGCTCAAGGTCGTCGGCACGACCTTCTCCCAGGAGAACTACGGCATCGGCCTGCCCAAGGGCTCCGACAGGTGCCAGAAGGTCACCGACGCGATCACGAAGATGATCTCGTCCGGCGAGTGGGCCAAGGCCCTCGAGGCCAACACGGGCGCGGCCTACACGCCCAACAAGGACCTCAACCCGCCGACCCCCGCCGCCTGCTCCTGA
- a CDS encoding YbjN domain-containing protein, which yields MHTPNTGPVPLPLTREMVQGILDAHEFHYVTDDDGDFGGNWDEHRVWFMLMGDKEEIFQVRGTWSRSVEPEHKATLLRALNEWNRERVFPKMYARVNTETDLLDVHAESSTDLEHGVTAEQLDVILMSGLETAMMAFEHLDTQAPSFGLPELPPAGEEQSEG from the coding sequence GTGCACACCCCCAACACCGGCCCCGTGCCGCTCCCGCTGACCCGCGAGATGGTCCAGGGCATCCTGGATGCGCACGAGTTCCACTACGTCACGGACGACGACGGCGACTTCGGCGGGAACTGGGACGAGCACCGCGTGTGGTTCATGCTCATGGGCGACAAGGAAGAGATCTTCCAGGTCCGCGGCACGTGGAGCCGCTCGGTCGAGCCCGAGCACAAGGCGACGCTCCTGCGGGCGCTCAACGAGTGGAACCGCGAGCGCGTCTTTCCCAAGATGTATGCGCGCGTCAACACGGAGACGGACCTGCTCGACGTGCACGCCGAGTCCTCGACCGACCTCGAGCACGGTGTGACCGCGGAGCAGCTCGACGTCATCCTCATGTCCGGCCTCGAGACCGCGATGATGGCGTTCGAGCACCTCGACACGCAGGCGCCGTCCTTCGGGCTGCCCGAGCTCCCGCCGGCGGGCGAGGAGCAGTCCGAGGGCTGA
- the miaB gene encoding tRNA (N6-isopentenyl adenosine(37)-C2)-methylthiotransferase MiaB, whose translation MSTTPAPHAAPAAPAADATAARTYMVRTLGCQMNVHDSEHMSGMLEEAGYVRASAVDEAASRADVVVINTCAVRENAASKLYGNLGQLAEMKRDRPGMQIAVGGCLAQKDRAGIVDRAPWVDVVFGTHNLDALPVLLERSRHNAAAEVEIAESLQVFPSTLPTRRESVYAGWVSISVGCNNTCTFCIVPHLRGKERDRRPGQVLAEVEALVAAGAIEVTLLGQNVNSYGVEFGDRGAFAKLLRACGQIEGLERVRFTSPHPAAFTDDVIDAMAETHNVMPQLHFPLQSGSDRVLRAMRRSYRSEKFLGILEKVRERMPDAAVSTDIIVGFPGETEEDFLETLRVVEAARFTNAFTFQYSPRPGTPAADLPDQLPKEVVQERFERLVALQDRISEEGSAAQLGREVEVLVAESTGRKDSETHRVTGRARDNRLVHVELPAGAPHAVEGIDDPRLADDVGPRLPRPGDLVVTRITRTAPYHLVADRTEGDDRFEVRRTRSGDAWVTRERARLGLGGDEHSHGSAPAPGTPVVLGLPVVRRS comes from the coding sequence ATGTCCACGACGCCCGCACCCCACGCCGCGCCCGCTGCACCCGCAGCCGACGCCACTGCCGCACGCACCTACATGGTGCGCACGCTCGGCTGCCAGATGAACGTCCACGACTCCGAGCACATGTCCGGCATGCTCGAGGAGGCCGGCTACGTCCGCGCGAGCGCCGTCGACGAGGCCGCGAGCCGCGCCGACGTCGTCGTCATCAACACGTGCGCCGTCCGTGAGAACGCGGCGAGCAAGCTCTACGGCAACCTCGGCCAGCTCGCCGAGATGAAGCGCGACCGCCCCGGCATGCAGATCGCCGTCGGCGGCTGCCTCGCGCAGAAGGACCGCGCCGGCATCGTCGACCGTGCCCCGTGGGTCGATGTCGTCTTCGGCACGCACAACCTCGACGCGCTGCCCGTCCTTCTCGAGCGCTCGCGCCACAACGCGGCCGCCGAGGTCGAGATCGCGGAGTCCCTCCAGGTCTTCCCGTCGACGCTCCCGACGCGCCGCGAGTCCGTCTACGCGGGCTGGGTGTCGATCTCCGTCGGCTGCAACAACACGTGCACGTTCTGCATCGTGCCCCACCTACGCGGCAAGGAGCGCGACCGCCGACCGGGCCAGGTGCTCGCCGAGGTCGAGGCCCTCGTCGCCGCGGGCGCGATCGAGGTCACGCTGCTGGGCCAGAACGTCAACTCCTACGGCGTCGAGTTCGGCGACCGTGGCGCGTTCGCGAAGCTCCTGCGCGCGTGCGGCCAGATCGAGGGCCTCGAGCGCGTCCGCTTCACGAGCCCGCACCCCGCCGCGTTCACGGACGACGTCATCGACGCGATGGCCGAGACCCACAACGTCATGCCGCAGCTCCACTTCCCGCTGCAGTCCGGCTCCGACCGCGTCCTGCGCGCCATGCGACGCTCATACCGCTCGGAGAAGTTCCTCGGCATCCTCGAGAAGGTCCGTGAGCGCATGCCCGACGCGGCCGTGAGCACCGACATCATCGTCGGGTTCCCGGGGGAGACCGAGGAGGACTTCCTCGAGACCCTCCGCGTCGTCGAGGCCGCCCGCTTCACCAACGCCTTCACGTTCCAGTACTCCCCGCGGCCCGGCACGCCCGCCGCAGACCTCCCGGACCAGCTGCCCAAGGAGGTCGTCCAGGAGCGCTTCGAGCGTCTCGTCGCGCTGCAGGACCGCATCTCCGAGGAGGGTTCCGCGGCCCAGCTCGGCCGCGAGGTCGAGGTCCTCGTCGCCGAGAGCACGGGCCGCAAGGACTCCGAGACCCACCGCGTCACGGGTCGCGCCCGCGACAACAGGCTCGTCCACGTCGAGCTGCCCGCGGGTGCTCCGCACGCCGTCGAGGGCATCGACGACCCGCGCCTCGCCGACGACGTCGGCCCGCGCCTGCCGCGTCCGGGCGATCTTGTCGTCACGCGCATCACGCGCACCGCGCCCTACCACCTCGTCGCCGACCGCACCGAGGGCGACGACCGCTTCGAGGTCCGTCGCACGCGCTCGGGCGACGCGTGGGTCACGCGCGAGCGTGCCCGCCTCGGCCTCGGCGGCGACGAGCACTCGCACGGCTCGGCACCCGCACCCGGCACGCCCGTCGTCCTCGGGCTCCCCGTCGTCCGGCGGTCCTGA
- the miaA gene encoding tRNA (adenosine(37)-N6)-dimethylallyltransferase MiaA has product MSERTVVAVVGPTATGKSDLGVDLALALGAAEVVNADAYQLYRGMDVGTAKLTAPERRGVPHHQLDVLDPAQDASVAVYQREARADLAALDARGCRAIVVGGSGLYVRSLLDRMDFPPTDAGVRARIEARAESEGPRPLHDELTRLDPVAAAGILPGNTKRIVRALEVIEITGGLFSSHLPVAEHLRPTVQIGLDSPRDELDARVEARVERMWEQGLLDEVRALDAAGMGRTARRAVGYAEALEHLAGRLTAAEAREATAAATRRLTRKQMGWFGRDARTVWLPAGAPDLLERALDVVARADAGTLDVPRTGEPTRRSLGS; this is encoded by the coding sequence GTGAGCGAGAGAACCGTCGTCGCCGTCGTCGGCCCGACCGCGACCGGGAAGTCCGACCTTGGGGTCGACCTGGCCCTCGCCCTGGGCGCGGCCGAGGTCGTCAACGCCGACGCCTACCAGCTCTACCGGGGCATGGACGTCGGCACCGCAAAGCTCACGGCCCCCGAGCGTCGCGGCGTGCCGCACCACCAGCTCGACGTCCTCGACCCCGCGCAGGACGCGTCGGTCGCCGTCTACCAGCGCGAGGCCCGCGCGGACCTCGCGGCGCTCGACGCGCGCGGCTGCCGCGCGATCGTCGTCGGTGGCTCCGGGCTCTACGTGAGGTCGCTCCTCGACCGCATGGACTTCCCGCCGACCGACGCCGGCGTGCGCGCCCGCATCGAGGCACGCGCCGAGAGCGAGGGTCCGCGCCCGCTGCACGACGAGCTCACGAGGCTCGACCCCGTCGCCGCCGCGGGCATCCTGCCGGGCAACACCAAGCGCATCGTGCGCGCGCTCGAGGTCATCGAGATCACCGGCGGCCTCTTCAGCTCCCATCTGCCCGTCGCCGAGCACCTGCGGCCCACGGTGCAGATCGGACTCGACTCGCCGCGGGACGAGCTCGACGCCCGCGTCGAGGCCCGCGTCGAGCGGATGTGGGAGCAGGGGCTGCTCGACGAGGTCCGGGCGCTCGACGCCGCGGGCATGGGCCGCACGGCCCGTCGCGCCGTCGGGTATGCCGAGGCGCTCGAGCACCTCGCCGGCCGCCTCACCGCTGCCGAGGCCCGCGAGGCCACCGCTGCCGCGACCCGCCGCCTCACGCGCAAGCAGATGGGCTGGTTCGGCCGCGACGCGCGCACCGTGTGGCTCCCCGCGGGTGCCCCCGACCTGCTCGAGCGCGCTCTCGACGTCGTCGCCCGCGCGGACGCGGGCACGCTGGACGTGCCCCGCACGGGCGAGCCCACGCGCCGTAGCCTGGGTTCATGA
- a CDS encoding YbjN domain-containing protein — translation MSFWSRRPKNTPEPSAQRPAKPEPVPVSPFDGADPSPTTSDPGLFPTPITSERLAQILRADGAHFGVDDDGDCIGFWQLRMFLFVLYGDVPTFLQIRGTWSREASIERLDEILDFINDWNTERIWPKAYVRVRDDGAVSVSAEVAVDLEKGANDAQIRQIVRCGLASGTSFFDALDERYPDPVAQSPAL, via the coding sequence ATGTCCTTTTGGAGCCGTCGACCCAAGAACACGCCGGAGCCGTCCGCACAGCGGCCCGCGAAGCCCGAGCCCGTGCCCGTCTCGCCGTTCGACGGGGCCGACCCCTCACCGACCACGTCGGACCCCGGTCTGTTCCCCACGCCGATCACGTCCGAGCGCCTCGCGCAGATCCTGCGCGCTGACGGCGCGCACTTCGGCGTCGACGACGACGGCGACTGCATCGGCTTCTGGCAGCTGCGCATGTTCCTCTTCGTCCTCTACGGGGACGTGCCGACCTTCCTCCAGATCCGCGGGACGTGGAGCCGCGAGGCGAGCATCGAGCGCCTCGACGAGATCCTCGACTTCATCAACGACTGGAACACCGAGCGGATCTGGCCGAAGGCCTACGTCCGCGTGCGCGACGACGGCGCCGTCTCCGTGAGCGCCGAGGTCGCGGTCGACCTCGAGAAGGGCGCCAACGACGCCCAGATCCGTCAGATCGTCAGGTGCGGCCTCGCCTCGGGCACGTCGTTCTTCGACGCGCTCGACGAGCGCTACCCCGACCCCGTCGCCCAGTCCCCCGCCCTGTGA
- a CDS encoding class I SAM-dependent methyltransferase has translation MSEDHYFTARPASADERRHVTVTLAGRELEVETAAGVFSPGHVDLGTRVLLRTVPKAPATGDLLDLGCGWGPVALTMALDSPGARVWAVDVNERALDLVRRNAARLGLTNVEAVRPEDVPADVRFAALWSNPPIRVGKDVLHDMLRTWLPRIAPGAEGLLVVQRNLGADSLAAWIDREVAPGTSKLASAKGFRVLRVPGPEA, from the coding sequence GTGAGCGAGGACCACTACTTCACCGCCCGGCCCGCGTCCGCCGACGAGCGCCGTCACGTCACCGTGACGCTCGCCGGCCGCGAGCTCGAGGTCGAGACCGCGGCGGGCGTGTTCTCGCCCGGGCACGTCGACCTCGGCACGCGCGTCCTGCTGCGGACCGTGCCGAAGGCTCCCGCGACGGGCGACCTGCTCGACCTCGGCTGCGGCTGGGGCCCTGTCGCGCTGACGATGGCCCTCGACTCGCCCGGCGCCCGCGTGTGGGCGGTCGACGTCAACGAGCGCGCGCTCGACCTCGTGCGCCGCAACGCGGCACGGCTCGGGCTCACGAACGTGGAGGCCGTGCGGCCCGAGGACGTCCCGGCGGACGTGCGGTTCGCCGCGTTGTGGTCGAACCCGCCGATCCGTGTCGGCAAGGACGTGCTCCACGACATGCTGCGCACATGGCTTCCGCGCATCGCGCCCGGCGCCGAGGGCCTGCTCGTCGTCCAGCGCAACCTCGGCGCGGACTCGCTCGCGGCATGGATCGACCGCGAGGTCGCGCCCGGCACGTCGAAGCTCGCGTCCGCGAAGGGCTTCCGCGTCCTGCGCGTCCCCGGCCCCGAGGCCTGA
- a CDS encoding amino acid ABC transporter ATP-binding protein, with protein MEDVTGGTIDPGARPLVELVDVQKHFGELHVLKDINLTVSKGEVVVVIGPSGSGKSTLCRTINRLEPIDSGTIHVDGSELPEEGKALARHRADVGMVFQSFNLFAHRSVLDNVTLGPVKARGIPAAQAKAEAMTLLERVGVANQASKLPAALSGGQQQRVAIARSLAMHPKVMLFDEPTSALDPEMINEVLDVMIDLAHEGMTMIVVTHEMGFARKAADRVVFMADGQIVEEASPEEFFTAPRSARAKDFLSKILTH; from the coding sequence ATGGAAGACGTCACAGGCGGGACCATCGATCCTGGCGCCAGGCCGCTCGTCGAGCTCGTCGACGTGCAGAAGCACTTCGGCGAGCTCCACGTGCTCAAGGACATCAACCTCACCGTCAGCAAGGGCGAGGTCGTCGTCGTCATCGGGCCCTCCGGCTCGGGCAAGTCGACGCTCTGCCGCACCATCAACCGGCTCGAGCCGATCGACTCCGGCACGATCCACGTCGACGGCTCCGAGCTCCCCGAGGAGGGCAAGGCGCTCGCGAGGCACCGTGCCGACGTCGGCATGGTCTTCCAGTCCTTCAACCTCTTCGCGCACCGCTCCGTCCTCGACAACGTCACGCTCGGCCCGGTCAAGGCCCGCGGCATCCCCGCCGCCCAGGCGAAGGCCGAGGCCATGACGCTGCTCGAGCGCGTCGGCGTCGCGAACCAGGCGAGCAAGCTGCCCGCGGCGCTCTCGGGAGGCCAGCAGCAGCGCGTCGCGATCGCCCGCTCCCTCGCGATGCACCCCAAGGTCATGCTCTTCGACGAGCCGACCTCGGCCCTCGATCCCGAGATGATCAACGAGGTCCTCGACGTCATGATCGACCTCGCGCACGAGGGCATGACGATGATCGTCGTCACCCACGAGATGGGCTTCGCCCGCAAGGCGGCCGACCGCGTCGTCTTCATGGCCGACGGTCAGATCGTCGAGGAGGCGTCGCCCGAGGAGTTCTTCACGGCTCCGCGCTCCGCCCGCGCCAAGGACTTCCTCTCGAAGATCCTCACCCACTGA